Within the Mustela lutreola isolate mMusLut2 chromosome 2, mMusLut2.pri, whole genome shotgun sequence genome, the region CGGGGTGCCTGGCATGGCCAGTGCTGCTTGGccttgcctggggtggggggcaggaggctggAAGCCCAGCTCTACTCCCTGCCCTTTGGGACCGGTTAGGAACACGCCAGATTCCCCACCCACCTGGCCCCACGTGCCCCCACTCTGCCCTCCTCCCGTGCAGGCCTTGGCTGGCTGTCCTgactggggctggatccctgctggtggctccttccctgtccctccctggcctctgcctcttcccGGGGGCCCAGTGACCTCTGCTGCTGGTGCTCTGgagctccctctccctttctgtttctgtttctttcccccccaccccacatgttCCTCTCCTCTGGGGCCGCCCTCTCTCCCATGGGCCTGTGCTGCCCCCTTCGGGCTGCTCGGCCTCAGTGCCCAGGCCTAGCCCTGGGTGGTCAGAGCACAGCGGTGCCTGGCACCGTAGCCTGAGGCCCCCACTCGAGAGTGCCTGGGGCACAGGGGCACACGTGGAGGCCCCTGACGCTGCCCCCACCACGCACACAGGCCCTGCTGGGTGGAGACCTGCAAACTGACGCTTCTGCCTTCTATGACCGCGTCTGGGCTGCCATCAGGGACAAGTACAGGTCTGAGGTcagtgggggtaggggaggagaTGCAGTACCCCCTCCGGGCCTCCCCCCCAAATGCCTCACAAAGGAACTGCCTCTGCTTCTGGCACAGGGCCACCCTGGCCAGCTGGGTCATCCAGGCTCCCTCCGTGGAGGGCCCCCCCATCAGCTGTCTCTCCCTCGCCTCCAGGCCCCTAGGAAGGGGCGGAGACACGGAGGCTGCCCATGGGGTGATGGTGTGAGCTTGGACTTGAGCCGAGAGGCGGGCAGACCACTGAGCCCGTAGCACCCATTACCCGCACACCCAGCAGGTGCTCCCCACCAGCCCCCCGCCTGCCCCTTCTGAGCCTGACCTGACAGAGCCCAAGGAGGAGCAGCCCCCAGTGCCCTCGCCGCCcgtggaagaggaagaggaggacgaGGACGAAGAGGAGacggaagaggaggaggaggaggaagaggaggaggaagatgcccaggtgcagggggagcagccccaggtgtgtgtttgggggagaagggggtgacggggtgggggctgggttgCCGGctgactctgcccctcccccaggaggccCCACCCCCGCTGGTTCCCCCGCAGCCTGCTGCCAGCCCCACGGAAGAGGACAAAATGCCCCCCTACGATGAGCAGACTCAGGCCTTCATTGATGGTGAGGGccaggcgggggagggaggggacccgGGCCCGATTTCATGCTTCCGGTGATCCGCACCTGCGGGGACCGTGGGCCTCACTGGCTTCCCGAGATGGGCTTGCACTGGCCCTGAGCAAGCCTAGGGAGGGGCATCTGGGGCCTGGAGAAGCCATCCTTGCCCCGATGGGCCCCAGgggccccccccacctcctccggCTGCTGCTTGTTTGTGCCTCCCCGGCAGGAGGGCTGGGAGCCAGCGAGGTCCCAGGAGTCCTGGCCCTCCTTCCGCAGGAGTGGAGAGCCTGTGCTACGGGGCGGGGTCTGCCCTGAGGCTGTGGAGGCCTGGGCGGTGGGGATGCAAGTGTGTCCGAAGcaccccctccctcttcttccggGATGGGGGCGGTTGGGGCCCCTCAGTCCTCTTCCCACActgcccaccccctccagccGCCCAGGAGGCCCGCAGCAAGTTTGAGGAGGCTGAGCGGTCCTTGAGGGACATGGAGGAGTCCATCAGGTAAGTGGGTAGGGGCTGGCCCGGGCAAGGCCATGTCTCCACCTGCCAGGCAGCCTCCCCCTGCTGAGCTCCCCAGAGGAGGTGGTAATGGGGAGTTGCCCCGGCTACGTGTGCTAAGACAGGGGTGGCTCCCCTGGGGAGGGTCCCCAGACGGTGGGGAGCCTGAGCCCAGCCCCCGAGTGGCCCTCCACTGCTGGAGTGGGACAACACAGTGGGCCTCCCTGTGTTGTCCTGAATGACGCTGCCCCTTAGTGGCTTGGCCTCCCCTTCCAGGAACTTGGAGCAGGAGATTTCCTTCGACTTTGGCCCCAACGGAGAGTTTGCCTACCTGTACAGCCAGTGCTACGAGCTCACCACCAACGAGTGCGCCCCCAACTGGCCAGCGGGGCGGGTGGAGAGTGGACATCGGGGCCCTGCGCCAGCCTGAgcgaggaagggggaggagggggtgggctcAAGGGCGGTGGGCGGAGTTTGAGGTGCCCCTGTGCCCTGGGTGTGGGCGCATGGAGGAGGTTAGGGTCCTGTGTCCCCGCCCACCATCCCTGTCCTGTGACAGGTATGTCTACCGGCTCTGTCCCTTCAAGCTCGTCTCTCAGAAACCCAAGCTCGGCGGCTCCCCCACCAGCCTCGGGTGAGTGGGGTGAGGGCGTCGAATGGATCCCCTCCTCCAGCATCCCTGCCCTGGCCAGTGCCCCCCGCCCCTCACCACCCCTGCTCTCCCACAGCACCTGGGGCTCGTGGGCTGGCCCTGACCACGACAAGTTCAGCGCCATGAAGTACGAGCAGGGAACGGGCTGCTGGCAGGGCCCCAACCGCTCCACCACCGTGAGTGCCAGGGGcctgggggttgtggggggcggGTGTTGGGGGGCCAGGCCCACCTGAGCCCTTACCTGCCCATCCCAGGTGCGCCTGCTGTGTGGAAAGGAGACCGTGGTGACCAGCACCACGGAGCCCAGCCGCTGCGAGTACCTCATGGAGCTGATGACGCCGGCGGCCTGCACGGAGCCGCCGCCCGACCTGCCTGCCGATGGCGACCACGACGAGCTCTAGCCACCCCCAGGCACTGAGGTGGGCAGGAAGCTGTGGTGCCGCCACTGCCTGGGGTTGCACCGGTTTCTGAGCAAAACTTCTCTCCCCGCCTCCGTCTCCATCTCTCTCACATGGTCTTTCTCTGGCCCCAGAACCTCAAGGCATGGAAATACCCCCAGCGGtgtcacccacccaccccgctgTCTGTGGACCAAGGCCCCCGCTCCGGTCCCCTCACCTACCCAGTGGGGGTCGGAACTGAGTGGAGCTCCGGGCcctgctctctgccctgctctgggtggcgggggggtggggtggggggggcaggcggGGCCCAGCCACGCTCCCAGGCCCCAGCGGCCTCCAAAGGTGGAATAAAGCAGTTCGCCCACTCTGGGCACCCCAAGCCCACCCCTGCCCAGGGTGTCTGCCTCCCTTCCTGGTGGGGATGAGTGACTGGACCTGTGACCTCAAAACAATAAACACGATCCCCCCACCCAACCGGCCTATGTCTGCCTTTCTTTGCTCAGGTGTAAAGGGGCCAgggatgggaggagggaggaaccGGGGAGAAGTGACTCCGGGGCTGGTGCCACAGCTGGGCTCTCATCAGAGCCTGATCGACATCTGAGCTGCTCCCTGCGCCATGGAGCAAAGCCCAGCACCACAGGGCAGATGGATCCCAGGCCACTGACCTCTGGGTTCTTGCCTGCACCCATTTCCCACCCACCCCGAGTCCCAGGTGTGTCCTCGGGGAGCCCCGGGGCTCCACGTGACAGCCGGGCCCAGCAGCCTAGGTGGCTAGTGTGGCGACCGCACAGCCCCAGCCGAGGAGAGATGCAGTGCTCCCCACCCGCCAGCACACACACAGCCGAGGCGTTAAGATTCTGAACTTTTATTTTCTGGCATGAAAAGTACAAATAATTAAACAATTCCATGTAAAAGTCTGTTACCGCGGCCAGGCCTGTAATCCCGGTAATAAATAGTCTAAACGCAACGCAAAGTGTTCTtgttgggttttgggtttttgtgattttttttttttctttttctttcttttttttctttttttctttcttttttcttttttttttttttttacagttctttATCACCTCCAACATGGACTCTGTCGTGATTTGAAACCTTCTGAATAAATAACAAGAtgaagggaggggctggaggggctgAGCCCCCATCCCACGGGCCCTGCCCCTGACCCCCAGGGATGTGGAAGACCCCCGGCCCCCCCTCTACCCCAGCCCCTGGGGTGAGGGGCTGGCCTCTGGAGAGGGGGCCTTGCTGGGCTGAgttctgtgttttagaaaaagaagTCCCCTCCCAGACTCAGGGGTGTCAGGGGCCTAGGCCTCagtgtggggggggtgtggggaggtgcCCCCTCTGCAGAGCCCGGCTGCCCCCGGGAAGGGGACAAACCCAGCCCTTATTGCTCACAGACGCCTCCTGCACGCTGCCCACGTGTGCACACGTGTCCCTGCGCTCGGAGGGCGGAGGGGAGAGAGCCCCAAaaaacagcagagggagggggtggaCCCGCTGGGGGGTGCGTGCcctgctggaggggagctgggaggTCGGGAAGGACTTAAAAACCACAAGAATAAATAGGTTCGTGTATCAAGAACAAGCTAGGGTTTTCACCAGCTAAATAGGACTGAAAAAATTCTCAAGACGAGCAAAAATAATCCCATTAAGACCCCGGACATCGCTGGCCGCGGGGACCGCCCCACAGAGCACGCGCCCCCCTGGGCGCCGCTCAGCTACCATTActgttattaataattattattactttaatgaTTCCACTTccccttttataaataaattaggcATAACCACGTCTCAGCAAAacttaaagaaacaaagagaacatCGTGGTTCCTTTAAACTTGCAAActggatgaagaaacagaaatatacaCAAACGTCCTTACAGGGCAACGAGGAGAATAAATAGTTAacagagcaataagttaaaacTACAAGAAGCTAAATTCGGCAAAAAAGTACAAGAAAGTTAACTGGTGCcagtttatgtcttttttttttttctttttttttttaaatctcttctctgttttttttttcttcctttttttgtcgcttttttcctcttctgtttgtgtttttttttttttttgtcacttttttgatttttttttttctttttgttccttgcAGCAGAAGCTCCACAGACGTTTACTAACAAACACCGGGAGGGGTCGGGGAGAGAGAGCTGGGCAGTCAGATGGGGCCATGGCCAGACACCAAGCGCAGGGACACCGGAGAAAGGGCGACTGAACTCAGGGTTTGCAATTCTCAGTTCCGACTGGGCCCGCTGCGGGGGGTAGGGGGCTGCGAGGGCTCCCAGGGGCTCCGGCCTTCGGCTTCTgttggaattttttctt harbors:
- the PRKCSH gene encoding glucosidase 2 subunit beta isoform X1, with protein sequence MLLFLLLLPLCWAVEVKRPRGVSLTNHHFYDESKPFTCLDGSATIPFDQVNDDYCDCKDGSDEPGTAACPNGSFHCSNTGYKALYISSRWVNDGVCDCCDGTDEYNSGIVCENTCKEKGRKERETLQQMAEVTREGFRLKKILIEDWKKAREEKQEKLAELQAGKKSLEDQVEMLRLVKEEAEKPEKEAKDQHQKRWEEQQAASRAQRERELAASAFQELDDDLDGAVSVTELQTHPELDTDGDGTLSEGEAQALLGGDLQTDASAFYDRVWAAIRDKYRSEQVLPTSPPPAPSEPDLTEPKEEQPPVPSPPVEEEEEDEDEEETEEEEEEEEEEEDAQVQGEQPQEAPPPLVPPQPAASPTEEDKMPPYDEQTQAFIDAAQEARSKFEEAERSLRDMEESIRNLEQEISFDFGPNGEFAYLYSQCYELTTNEYVYRLCPFKLVSQKPKLGGSPTSLGTWGSWAGPDHDKFSAMKYEQGTGCWQGPNRSTTVRLLCGKETVVTSTTEPSRCEYLMELMTPAACTEPPPDLPADGDHDEL
- the PRKCSH gene encoding glucosidase 2 subunit beta isoform X4, with the protein product MLLFLLLLPLCWAVEVKRPRGVSLTNHHFYDESKPFTCLDGSATIPFDQVNDDYCDCKDGSDEPGTAACPNGSFHCSNTGYKALYISSRWVNDGVCDCCDGTDEYNSGIVCENTCKEKGRKERETLQQMAEVTREGFRLKKILIEDWKKAREEKQEKLAELQAGKKSLEDQVEMLRLVKEEAEKPEKEAKDQHQKRWEEQQAASRAQRERELAASAFQELDDDLDGAVSVTELQTHPELDTDGDGTLSEGEAQALLGGDLQTDASAFYDRVWAAIRDKYRSEVLPTSPPPAPSEPDLTEPKEEQPPVPSPPVEEEEEDEDEEETEEEEEEEEEEEDAQEAPPPLVPPQPAASPTEEDKMPPYDEQTQAFIDAAQEARSKFEEAERSLRDMEESIRNLEQEISFDFGPNGEFAYLYSQCYELTTNEYVYRLCPFKLVSQKPKLGGSPTSLGTWGSWAGPDHDKFSAMKYEQGTGCWQGPNRSTTVRLLCGKETVVTSTTEPSRCEYLMELMTPAACTEPPPDLPADGDHDEL
- the PRKCSH gene encoding glucosidase 2 subunit beta isoform X2, yielding MLLFLLLLPLCWAVEVKRPRGVSLTNHHFYDESKPFTCLDGSATIPFDQVNDDYCDCKDGSDEPGTAACPNGSFHCSNTGYKALYISSRWVNDGVCDCCDGTDEYNSGIVCENTCKEKGRKERETLQQMAEVTREGFRLKKILIEDWKKAREEKQEKLAELQAGKKSLEDQVEMLRLVKEEAEKPEKEAKDQHQKRWEEQQAASRAQRERELAASAFQELDDDLDGAVSVTELQTHPELDTDGDGTLSEGEAQALLGGDLQTDASAFYDRVWAAIRDKYRSEVLPTSPPPAPSEPDLTEPKEEQPPVPSPPVEEEEEDEDEEETEEEEEEEEEEEDAQVQGEQPQEAPPPLVPPQPAASPTEEDKMPPYDEQTQAFIDAAQEARSKFEEAERSLRDMEESIRNLEQEISFDFGPNGEFAYLYSQCYELTTNEYVYRLCPFKLVSQKPKLGGSPTSLGTWGSWAGPDHDKFSAMKYEQGTGCWQGPNRSTTVRLLCGKETVVTSTTEPSRCEYLMELMTPAACTEPPPDLPADGDHDEL
- the PRKCSH gene encoding glucosidase 2 subunit beta isoform X3, with translation MLLFLLLLPLCWAVEVKRPRGVSLTNHHFYDESKPFTCLDGSATIPFDQVNDDYCDCKDGSDEPGTAACPNGSFHCSNTGYKALYISSRWVNDGVCDCCDGTDEYNSGIVCENTCKEKGRKERETLQQMAEVTREGFRLKKILIEDWKKAREEKQEKLAELQAGKKSLEDQVEMLRLVKEEAEKPEKEAKDQHQKRWEEQQAASRAQRERELAASAFQELDDDLDGAVSVTELQTHPELDTDGDGTLSEGEAQALLGGDLQTDASAFYDRVWAAIRDKYRSEQVLPTSPPPAPSEPDLTEPKEEQPPVPSPPVEEEEEDEDEEETEEEEEEEEEEEDAQEAPPPLVPPQPAASPTEEDKMPPYDEQTQAFIDAAQEARSKFEEAERSLRDMEESIRNLEQEISFDFGPNGEFAYLYSQCYELTTNEYVYRLCPFKLVSQKPKLGGSPTSLGTWGSWAGPDHDKFSAMKYEQGTGCWQGPNRSTTVRLLCGKETVVTSTTEPSRCEYLMELMTPAACTEPPPDLPADGDHDEL